A window of Solea senegalensis isolate Sse05_10M linkage group LG20, IFAPA_SoseM_1, whole genome shotgun sequence contains these coding sequences:
- the atp1a3a gene encoding sodium/potassium-transporting ATPase subunit alpha-3a, with amino-acid sequence MGYGRSDSYRVATTQDKDEKESPKKGKGGKDLDDLKKEVPIMEHKMSVEEVCRKYNTDIVQGLTNARAAEYLARDGPNALTPPPTTPEWVKFCRQLFGGFSILLWIGAILCFLAYAIQAATEDEPAGDNLYLGIVLSAVVIITGCFSYFQEAKSSKIMESFKNMVPQQALVIREGEKMQINAEQVVAGDLVEVKGGDRIPADLRIISSHGCKVDNSSLTGESEPQTRSPDCTHDNPLETRNIAFFSTNCVEGTARGIVVCTGDRTVMGRIATLTSGLETGKTPIAKEIEHFIHIITGVAVFLGVTFFVLSIILGYSWLEAVIFLIGIIVANVPEGLLATVTVCLTLTAKRMARKNCLVKNLEAVETLGSTSTICSDKTGTLTQNRMTVAHMWFDNQIHEADTTEDQSGSSFDKSSTTWVSLARIAALCNRAVFKAGQEALPILKREVAGDASESALLKCIELSCGAVKIMRDKNKKVAEIPFNSTNKYQLSIHETEDKTTSPYLLVMKGAPERILDRCSTIMMQGKEQPMDDELKEAFQNAYLELGGLGERVLGFCHVFMPEDKYPKGFAFDTDDVNFQTDNLCFVGLMSMIDPPRAAVPDAVGKCRSAGIKVIMVTGDHPITAKAIAKGVGIISEGNETVEDIAARLNIPVSQVNPRDAKACVIHGTDLKELSQDQMDDILKNHTEIVFARTSPQQKLIIVEGCQRQGAIVAVTGDGVNDSPALKKADIGVAMGISGSDVSKQAADMILLDDNFASIVTGVEEGRLIFDNLKKSIAYTLTSNIPEITPFLFFILVNIPLPLGTITILCIDLGTDMVPAISLAYEAAESDIMKRQPRNPLRDKLVNERLISIAYGQIGMIQALGGFFAYFVIMAENGFLPSTLVGIRLNWDDRSNNDLEDSYGQQWTYEQRKIVEFTCHTAFFVSIVVVQWADVIICKTRRNSVFQQGMKNKILIFGLFEETALAAFLSYCPGMDVALRMYPLKPSWWFCAFPYSFLIFVYDEIRKLILRRNPGGWVEKETYY; translated from the exons TATGGACGGTCGGACAGCTACCGCGTGGCCACCACGCAGGACAAGGATGAGAAGGAGTCGCCCAAGAAGGGGAAGGGAGGCAAGGATCTGGATGACCTGAAGAAGGAAGTGCCCATA ATGGAACACAAAATGTCAGTGGAGGAGGTTTGCCGGAAATACAACACTGATATTGTTCAG GGTTTGACCAATGCCAGGGCAGCAGAGTACCTGGCCAGGGATGGCCCCAACGCCTTGActccaccccccaccaccccagAGTGGGTCAAGTTCTGTCGCCAGCTGTTCGGTGGCTTCTCCATCCTGCTGTGGATCGGCGCCATCCTCTGCTTTCTGGCCTACGCCATCCAGGCAGCCACAGAGGATGAGCCCGCTGGGGATAAC tTGTATTTAGGTATCGTGCTGTCAGCTGTCGTCATCATCACCGGCTGCTTCTCCTACTTCCAGGAAGCAAAGAGCTCCAAGATCATGGAGTCCTTTAAGAACATGGTCCCTCAG cAAGCCTTGGTGATCCGTGAGGGAGAGAAGATGCAGATCAATGCCGAGCAGGTGGTGGCAGGAGACCTGGTGGAAGTGAAGGGAGGAGACAGGATCCCCGCTGACCTCCGCATCATCTCCTCCCACGGCTGCAag GTGGACAACTCGTCCCTCACTGGTGAATCAGAGCCTCAGACCAGGTCACCTGACTGTACCCATGACAACCCCCTGGAAACCCGTAACATTGCCTTTTTCTCCACCAACTGTGTCGAGG GAACTGCTCGTGGTATTGTTGTGTGCACCGGTGATCGTACAGTGATGGGCCGCATCGCCACCCTCACCTCAGGACTGGAGACCGGCAAG aCGCCCATCGCCAAGGAGATCGAGCACTTCATCCACATCATCACAGGCGTGGCCGTCTTCCTGGGCGTGACCTTCTTCGTCCTGTCAATCATCCTGGGTTACAGCTGGCTGGAGGCTGTCATCTTCCTCATTGGAATCATCGTGGCTAATGTACCTGAGGGACTGCTGGCCACAGTCact gtGTGTCTGACGCTGACTGCTAAACGAATGGCCCGCAAAAACTGCCTGGTGAAGAACTTGGAGGCCGTTGAAACTCTGGGCTCCACCTCCACCATCTGCTCCGATAAGACGGGGACGCTGACCCAGAACAGGATGACCGTGGCCCACATGTGGTTCGACAACCAGATCCACGAGGCCGACACCACTGAGGATCAATCTG GCTCTTCATTCGACAAGAGCTCCACAACATGGGTGTCTCTGGCTCGCATCGCTGCCCTGTGCAACCGCGCCGTCTTCAAGGCCGGCCAGGAGGCACTGCCCATCCTGAAGCGTGAGGTGGCCGGAGACGCCTCAGAGTCCGCCCTGCTCAAGTGCATCGAGCTGTCATGTGGCGCCGTCAAGATCATGAGGGACAAGAACAAGAAGGTGGCCGAGATCCCCTTCAACTCCACCAACAAGTATCAG CTCTCGATTCACGAAACAGAGGACAAAACCACAAGCCCTTACCTGCTGGTGATGAAGGGAGCTCCAGAGAGGATCCTTGACCGCTGCTCCACCATCATGATGCAGGGCAAGGAGCAGCCCATGGACGATGAGCTGAAGGAGGCTTTCCAAAACGCCTATTTGGAACTGGGAGGACTGGGAGAGAGAGTACTGG GTTTCTGTCACGTGTTCATGCCAGAGGACAAGTACCCCAAAGGCTTCGCCTTCGACACAGATGACGTCAACTTCCAGACAGACAACCTTTGCTTCGTCGGCCTCATGTCCATGATTGACCCGCCCCGCGCCGCCGTGCCTGACGCCGTGGGCAAATGCCGCTCTGCTGGCATCAAG gTCATTATGGTGACTGGTGATCACCCAATCACAGCCAAGGCCATTGCTAAGGGTGTGGGCATCATCTCCGAGGGCAACGAGACAGTGGAAGACATTGCTGCACGCCTCAACATCCCCGTCAGCCAGGTCAACCCCAG GGATGCCAAGGCTTGTGTGATCCACGGCACAGATCTGAAAGAACTTTCCCAGGACCAGATGGACGATATTTTGAAGAATCACACAGAGATTGTCTTTGCCAGAACCTCGCCTCAGCAGAAACTCATCATTGTGGAAGGCTGCCAGAGACAG GGTGCCATCGTGGCTGTGACAGGTGATGGTGTGAACGACTCCCCCGCCCTGAAGAAGGCTGACATCGGCGTTGCCATGGGAATATCCGGCTCAGACGTGTCCAAACAAGCCGCCGACATGATCCTGTTGGACGACAACTTTGCCTCCATCGTCACAGGAGTAGAAGAAG GTCGTCTCATCTTTGACAACCTGAAGAAGTCCATCGCCTACACGCTGACCAGCAACATCCCTGAGATCACCCCCTTCCTGTTCTTCATCTTGGTCAACATCCCGCTGCCCCTGGGCACCATCACCATCCTCTGCATTGACCTGGGAACTGACATG gTACCAGCCATCTCTCTGGCCTACGAAGCAGCAGAGAGCGACATCATGAAGCGTCAGCCCAGGAACCCACTGAGAGACAAACTGGTCAATGAGAGACTCATCAGCATCGCCTACGGACAGATTG GAATGATCCAGGCACTGGGTGGTTTCTTCGCCTACTTCGTCATCATGGCCGAAAATGGATTTCTGCCGTCGACACTCGTCGGCATCCGGCTCAACTGGGACGATCGTTCCAACAACGACCTGGAGGACAGTTACGGGCAGCAGTGG ACCTACGAGCAGCGCAAGATCGTGGAGTTCACTTGCCACACGGCTTTCTTCGTCAGTATCGTGGTGGTGCAGTGGGCAGATGTCATCATCTGCAAGACCAGACGTAACTCTGTGTTCCAGCAGGGCATGAA GAATAAGATTTTGATCTTTGGCCTGTTTGAGGAAACAGCTCTGGCTGCTTTCCTGTCCTACTGCCCTGGCATGGACGTGGCACTACGGATGTACCCACTCAA gcCCAGCTGGTGGTTCTGTGCGTTCCCGTACAGTTTCCTCATCTTTGTTTACGATGAGATCCGAAAACTCATCCTTCGCCGAAACCCTGGAG gatgGGTGGAAAAAGAGACTTACTATTAA